The following proteins are co-located in the Helicobacter acinonychis genome:
- a CDS encoding 5'-nucleotidase, lipoprotein e(P4) family — translation MIKKTIAVVLLGLSLGISNAKECVSPLIQSAKYHQQSAEIRAIQLQAYKMAKMALDNNLKLVKDKKPAVILDLDETVLSTADYSGYLIKNCIKYTPETWDDFEKQGSLSLIPGALDFLEYANSKGVKIFYISNRSQKNKAFTLKALKDFKLPQVSEESVLLEEKDKPKAVRREMVAKNYEIILQVGDTLHDFDAIFAKDAKNTQEQQAKVLQNAQKFGTEWIILPNSLYGTWEKEPIKAWQNQNHHKSQNKSHKKNKA, via the coding sequence ATGATAAAAAAAACCATCGCAGTCGTTTTATTGGGATTGAGTTTGGGCATCTCAAACGCTAAAGAATGTGTGTCGCCCTTGATACAGAGTGCCAAATACCATCAGCAAAGCGCTGAAATTAGAGCTATACAATTGCAAGCTTACAAAATGGCAAAAATGGCGTTAGACAACAACCTTAAGCTTGTTAAGGATAAAAAGCCAGCCGTCATTTTGGATTTAGATGAAACCGTTTTAAGCACGGCGGATTATTCAGGCTATTTGATTAAAAATTGCATTAAATACACCCCAGAAACTTGGGATGATTTTGAAAAACAAGGCTCGCTCTCGCTCATTCCTGGAGCGTTGGACTTTTTAGAATACGCCAATTCTAAAGGCGTTAAGATTTTTTACATTTCTAACCGCTCTCAAAAAAATAAGGCATTCACCTTAAAAGCACTGAAAGATTTTAAACTCCCACAAGTGAGTGAAGAATCCGTTTTATTAGAGGAAAAAGACAAGCCTAAAGCCGTAAGGCGAGAAATGGTCGCTAAAAACTATGAGATTATTTTGCAAGTGGGCGATACTTTGCATGATTTTGACGCCATTTTTGCCAAAGACGCTAAAAACACCCAAGAGCAACAAGCCAAAGTCTTGCAAAACGCTCAAAAATTTGGCACTGAGTGGATCATTTTACCCAATTCTCTTTATGGCACATGGGAGAAAGAACCCATAAAAGCTTGGCAAAATCAAAACCACCACAAAAGCCAAAATAAAAGTCATAAAAAAAATAAAGCTTAA
- a CDS encoding RNA-binding S4 domain-containing protein produces the protein MRIDKFLQSVGLVKRRVLATDMCNVGAVWINGSCSKPSKEVKIGDVISLRYLKGIEEYTILQIPTLKNVPRKDTHLYIAPKTKDQ, from the coding sequence ATGCGAATAGACAAATTTTTACAATCGGTGGGTTTGGTTAAACGGCGCGTTTTAGCGACAGATATGTGTAATGTGGGGGCAGTGTGGATCAATGGGAGTTGCAGTAAGCCCAGCAAAGAAGTGAAAATAGGCGATGTGATTAGCTTGCGCTATTTAAAGGGGATAGAAGAATACACGATTTTACAAATCCCCACTTTAAAAAATGTGCCGCGAAAAGACACACACCTTTATATCGCTCCCAAAACAAAAGATCAATGA
- a CDS encoding CpaF/VirB11 family protein: METLQTHRVLQALIGHFTPFLESGITELIINTEQELWLYKTNNTREKKEHALFNRAFLLRFCEQLAGFRGLFFDEEHPTLNCSIPFTRYRVSANHFSITTNNQITLNIRVPRLKPLSLEDFTFKASEKESLKNLALKGHNILISGETSSGKTSLLNALLDCVNKDERVVSVEDSQELDLKAFSNCVGLLVGKQENGCFNYEDALNMAMRLNPDRLIVGEIDTRNAALFLRLGNTGHKGMLSTIHASSAQKTLEALSLNLSMRYAHILDKDLMHAYFKSAIDVIVHVNRIKNERQIAEVLWTKEL; the protein is encoded by the coding sequence TTGGAAACTTTACAAACCCATAGAGTTTTACAAGCCCTAATTGGCCATTTTACCCCTTTTTTAGAAAGTGGGATCACCGAGCTTATCATCAACACCGAGCAAGAACTTTGGCTTTATAAAACTAATAACACACGAGAAAAAAAAGAGCATGCACTTTTTAATAGGGCGTTTTTATTGAGATTTTGCGAGCAATTAGCGGGTTTTAGGGGGTTGTTTTTTGATGAAGAGCACCCCACTTTGAATTGCTCTATCCCTTTCACGCGCTATAGGGTGAGCGCGAACCACTTTAGTATCACTACCAATAATCAAATCACGCTCAATATCCGTGTGCCTAGGCTTAAGCCTTTAAGTTTAGAGGATTTCACTTTTAAAGCAAGCGAAAAAGAGAGTTTGAAAAATTTAGCGCTTAAAGGGCATAATATTCTAATTAGCGGAGAAACTTCAAGCGGTAAAACAAGCTTGTTAAACGCTCTTTTAGATTGCGTGAATAAAGATGAAAGGGTGGTGAGCGTTGAAGATAGCCAGGAATTGGATTTAAAGGCGTTTAGTAATTGCGTGGGGCTTTTAGTGGGCAAACAAGAAAATGGGTGTTTTAATTACGAAGACGCTCTCAATATGGCCATGCGGCTAAATCCGGACAGGCTCATTGTGGGTGAGATTGACACGAGAAACGCCGCACTCTTCTTGCGTTTAGGAAACACGGGGCATAAGGGCATGCTTTCAACCATTCATGCTAGCAGTGCTCAAAAAACTTTAGAAGCCCTTTCATTGAATCTAAGCATGCGTTATGCACATATTTTAGATAAGGATTTGATGCATGCGTATTTTAAAAGTGCGATTGATGTGATTGTGCATGTCAATAGGATCAAGAATGAACGCCAAATCGCTGAAGTTTTATGGACTAAAGAGCTTTAA
- a CDS encoding UDP-N-acetylmuramate dehydrogenase, with translation MLETVIDFSRYSSVKIGAPLKVSVLEKDDEISKEHQIIGLANNLLIAPSTKNLALLGPNYDYICDRGECIEIGGATNSSKIFGYFRANDLGGLEFLGQLPGTLGALVKMNAGMKEYEIKNVLESACINNEWLENKALGLDYRSSKFNGVVLRARFKKMHGFREEVLKACKSMRKSHPKLPNFGSCFKNPPNDYAGRLLEGVGLRGYCLKRVGFAKEHANFLVNLGGAEFEEALDLIELAKVRVLQECGIHLEEEVKILR, from the coding sequence ATGCTAGAAACCGTTATTGATTTTTCTCGTTATAGTAGCGTAAAAATCGGCGCACCTTTAAAAGTGAGCGTTTTAGAAAAGGATGATGAAATTTCTAAAGAACACCAGATCATAGGGTTAGCGAACAACCTTTTAATCGCTCCTAGTACGAAAAATCTTGCCCTATTGGGCCCAAACTATGATTATATTTGCGATAGGGGCGAATGTATTGAAATAGGAGGGGCGACGAATTCTTCTAAAATTTTTGGTTATTTTAGGGCGAATGATTTAGGGGGTTTGGAGTTTTTAGGGCAATTACCTGGCACTTTAGGGGCACTAGTTAAAATGAATGCTGGCATGAAAGAATATGAAATAAAAAATGTTTTAGAAAGCGCTTGTATCAATAATGAATGGCTAGAAAATAAAGCGTTAGGGTTAGATTATCGTAGCAGCAAATTTAACGGCGTTGTTTTAAGGGCTAGGTTTAAAAAAATGCACGGCTTTAGAGAAGAAGTCTTAAAAGCGTGTAAAAGCATGCGAAAAAGCCACCCTAAATTGCCTAATTTTGGGAGCTGTTTTAAAAATCCGCCTAATGATTATGCGGGCAGGCTTTTAGAGGGCGTGGGCTTAAGGGGTTATTGTTTGAAAAGGGTGGGCTTTGCTAAAGAGCATGCGAATTTTTTGGTGAATTTGGGGGGTGCAGAATTTGAAGAGGCATTGGATTTGATAGAGTTAGCCAAAGTTAGAGTGTTACAAGAATGCGGCATTCATTTAGAAGAAGAAGTGAAAATTTTAAGGTAG
- the ileS gene encoding isoleucine--tRNA ligase: MKEYKDTLNLNTTTFSMKGNLSVNEPKTYAKWQEQQAFKRMQNRKDHHGDFTLHDGPPYANGHLHLGHALNKILKDIVVKREYFKGKKVYFTPGWDCHGLPIEQQILEQLEKEKTSLENPTLFREKCRDHAKKFLEIQKNEFLQLGVLGDFEDPYKTMDFKFEASIYRALVEVAKKGLLKERHKPIYWSYACESALAEAEVEYKMKKSPSIFVAFGLKKESLEKLKIKKASLVIWTTTPWTLCANVAIALKKDALYALTQKGYLVAKALHEKLVALGVVDSKITHEFNANDLEYLVATNPLNQRDSLVILGEHVSLEDGTGAVHTAPGHGEDDYHLGLKYHLEVLMPVDEKGCYDESIIHKKLLDESYLGEHIFKAQKRIMEQLGDSLLLEQEIEHSYPHCWRTHKPVIYRATTQWFILMDEPFIQNDGSQKTLREVALNAIEKVEFVPSSGKNRLKIMIENRPDWCLSRQRKWGVPLAFFIDKRTNKPCFESEVLEHAANLFEEKGCDVWWEYDIKDLLPPSCQDNAKHYEKVMHILDVWFDSASTFKAVLEDYHGEKGKSPSNVVLEGSDQHRGWFQSSLLLGCILNNQAPFKKVITHGFIVDEKGEKMSKSKGNVVSLDNLLKKHGSDVVRLWVAFNDYQNDLRVSQTFFTQTEQHYKKFRNTLKFLLANFSDMDLKNLERSHDFSPLDHFLLETLETISNEVNSVFEEHDFVKGLNILMAFVTNELSGIYLDACKDSLYCDSISSEKRQAIQMVLLVVASKLCYFLAPILTHTIEEVLEHSEVLCAFLQAKDVFDLKDINVLEKLHLKECKKPENFEALLALRSAFNEELDRLKKEGVVKNSLECTIEVEEKALCENLVEELLMVSSVGSANEKISETPTFTLFKAPFFKCPRCWRFKSELENTPCKRCKQVLKERQ, from the coding sequence ATGAAAGAGTACAAAGACACCTTAAATTTAAACACAACCACCTTTTCTATGAAAGGGAATTTGAGCGTCAATGAGCCTAAAACTTACGCCAAATGGCAAGAGCAACAAGCGTTTAAACGCATGCAAAATAGAAAGGATCACCATGGGGATTTCACCTTGCATGACGGACCACCTTATGCGAATGGGCATTTGCATTTAGGACATGCCTTAAATAAAATTTTAAAAGATATTGTTGTTAAAAGGGAATATTTTAAAGGGAAGAAGGTTTATTTCACGCCCGGTTGGGATTGCCATGGCTTGCCCATAGAGCAACAAATTTTAGAGCAATTAGAAAAAGAAAAAACAAGCTTAGAAAACCCCACGCTTTTTAGAGAAAAATGCCGAGATCATGCGAAAAAGTTTTTAGAAATCCAAAAGAATGAGTTTTTACAATTAGGCGTTTTGGGGGATTTTGAAGATCCTTATAAAACCATGGACTTTAAATTTGAAGCGAGCATCTATAGGGCTTTGGTGGAAGTGGCTAAAAAAGGGCTTTTGAAAGAACGCCATAAGCCTATTTATTGGAGTTATGCGTGCGAGAGCGCTTTAGCGGAAGCTGAAGTGGAATACAAGATGAAAAAATCGCCCTCCATTTTCGTGGCGTTTGGTTTAAAAAAAGAGAGTTTAGAAAAGTTAAAAATCAAAAAAGCGAGCTTAGTGATTTGGACGACCACGCCTTGGACTTTGTGCGCGAATGTAGCGATCGCTTTGAAAAAAGACGCCCTTTATGCACTCACCCAAAAAGGCTATTTAGTCGCTAAAGCCTTGCATGAAAAATTAGTCGCTTTAGGGGTGGTGGATAGCAAAATTACGCATGAATTTAATGCTAATGATTTAGAATACTTAGTCGCAACAAACCCTTTAAATCAAAGAGATTCGCTAGTGATTTTAGGAGAGCATGTGAGTTTAGAAGATGGCACAGGAGCCGTGCATACCGCACCTGGGCATGGTGAAGACGACTATCATTTAGGCTTAAAATATCATTTAGAAGTGTTAATGCCTGTAGATGAAAAGGGTTGCTATGATGAGAGCATTATCCATAAGAAATTATTAGATGAAAGTTATTTGGGCGAGCATATTTTTAAGGCTCAAAAACGCATTATGGAGCAATTGGGCGATTCTTTATTGCTAGAACAAGAGATCGAACATTCCTATCCGCATTGTTGGAGAACACACAAGCCTGTGATTTATAGAGCGACTACGCAATGGTTTATTTTAATGGATGAGCCTTTTATCCAAAATGACGGCTCTCAAAAAACTTTAAGAGAAGTGGCTTTGAATGCGATTGAAAAGGTGGAATTTGTGCCAAGTAGCGGAAAAAACCGCCTAAAAATCATGATAGAAAACCGCCCTGATTGGTGCTTGAGCCGGCAAAGAAAATGGGGCGTACCGCTAGCCTTTTTTATAGACAAACGCACGAATAAGCCTTGTTTTGAAAGCGAAGTTTTAGAGCATGCCGCCAATCTTTTTGAAGAAAAAGGCTGTGATGTGTGGTGGGAGTATGATATAAAAGATTTATTGCCCCCTAGCTGTCAAGATAACGCCAAGCATTACGAAAAAGTCATGCACATTTTAGATGTGTGGTTTGATAGCGCTAGCACCTTTAAGGCGGTTTTAGAAGACTATCATGGAGAAAAAGGGAAAAGCCCTAGCAATGTGGTTTTAGAGGGGAGCGATCAGCATAGGGGGTGGTTTCAAAGCTCGCTTTTACTGGGTTGTATTTTAAACAACCAAGCCCCTTTCAAAAAGGTCATTACGCATGGCTTTATCGTAGATGAAAAGGGCGAGAAAATGAGCAAATCTAAAGGCAATGTGGTGTCTTTAGACAACTTGCTCAAAAAGCATGGGAGCGATGTGGTGCGTTTGTGGGTGGCGTTTAATGACTATCAAAACGATTTGAGGGTCTCTCAAACCTTTTTCACTCAAACAGAACAGCATTATAAGAAATTCCGTAACACTTTGAAATTCTTGCTCGCCAATTTTAGCGATATGGATCTTAAGAATTTAGAACGCTCCCATGATTTTAGCCCTTTAGATCATTTTTTACTAGAGACTTTAGAAACAATAAGCAATGAAGTCAATAGCGTGTTTGAAGAGCATGATTTTGTGAAGGGTTTGAACATTTTAATGGCGTTTGTTACCAATGAATTGAGTGGGATTTATTTAGACGCTTGTAAGGATAGCTTGTATTGTGATAGCATAAGTAGTGAAAAACGACAAGCTATTCAAATGGTCTTGCTCGTTGTGGCTAGTAAATTATGCTACTTTTTAGCCCCCATTTTAACGCACACGATTGAAGAGGTTTTAGAGCATAGCGAAGTGCTTTGCGCATTTTTACAAGCCAAAGATGTGTTTGATTTAAAAGATATTAATGTTTTAGAAAAACTCCACCTTAAAGAATGTAAAAAACCAGAAAATTTTGAAGCCCTTTTAGCCTTGCGCTCTGCTTTTAATGAAGAGCTAGACCGATTGAAAAAAGAAGGCGTAGTTAAAAATTCGTTGGAATGCACTATTGAAGTGGAAGAAAAAGCGTTGTGTGAAAATTTAGTAGAAGAATTGCTGATGGTAAGCTCTGTAGGGTCTGCAAATGAAAAAATAAGCGAAACTCCAACATTCACGCTCTTTAAAGCCCCCTTTTTCAAATGCCCTAGATGCTGGCGTTTTAAAAGCGAATTAGAAAACACCCCTTGCAAGCGCTGCAAACAGGTTTTAAAAGAACGACAATGA
- a CDS encoding glycosyltransferase family 9 protein, translating to MDFVGFEDLKCKDKENSQKVFVIRNDKLGDFILAIPALIALKHAFLEKGKEVYLGVVVPNYTAPIALEFPFIDEVIVEDNQLSTTLKKRSIDALIFLFSNFKNAKLAFSLRNHIPYILAPKTKAYFWLYKKSVHQSRSLCLKTEYEYNLDLINVFCKDHNLPNAQLQKIAWKLKDKPKERSLIASKLNAHFDLPWIGVHVHSGGSSPALPISHFIKLIEFLHKNLNCEIILTCGPRERETTEEILKEIPFAHLYDTSHSLVDLAKLCANLSVYIGNASGPLHVNALFDNQSIGFYPNELTASIARWRPFNERFLGITPPNGSNDMGLVEVEYENVMNFIHCCKT from the coding sequence ATGGATTTTGTAGGGTTTGAAGATTTAAAATGTAAGGACAAAGAAAACTCTCAAAAAGTTTTTGTCATCCGTAACGATAAATTGGGCGATTTTATTTTAGCTATCCCGGCTTTAATCGCCCTAAAGCATGCTTTTTTAGAAAAAGGCAAAGAAGTGTATTTGGGCGTGGTTGTGCCTAATTACACCGCCCCTATCGCTTTAGAATTCCCTTTCATTGATGAAGTCATTGTAGAAGATAATCAATTATCTACCACTCTCAAAAAGCGATCCATTGACGCTCTTATCTTTTTATTTTCCAATTTCAAAAACGCTAAACTCGCTTTCAGTTTGAGAAACCATATTCCTTATATTCTAGCCCCTAAAACCAAAGCCTATTTTTGGCTTTATAAAAAAAGCGTGCACCAAAGCCGATCGTTATGTTTAAAAACTGAATACGAATACAATTTGGATTTAATCAATGTTTTTTGTAAAGATCATAATCTCCCTAACGCTCAACTCCAAAAAATCGCATGGAAGCTTAAAGACAAACCAAAAGAGCGATCCCTCATCGCTTCAAAACTCAACGCCCATTTTGATTTGCCATGGATTGGCGTGCATGTGCATAGTGGGGGCAGTTCGCCCGCATTGCCCATCTCACATTTTATTAAATTGATTGAATTTTTACACAAAAATTTAAATTGTGAAATCATTCTTACTTGCGGACCCAGAGAGAGAGAGACAACAGAAGAGATTCTTAAAGAAATCCCTTTCGCCCACCTTTATGATACGAGCCATAGTTTAGTGGATTTAGCCAAATTGTGCGCAAATTTGTCCGTCTATATTGGGAACGCTTCAGGTCCTTTGCATGTGAACGCTTTATTTGACAACCAATCCATCGGATTTTACCCTAACGAACTCACCGCCTCTATTGCCAGATGGCGGCCTTTCAATGAACGCTTTTTGGGCATCACTCCACCTAATGGCTCAAACGATATGGGTTTGGTTGAAGTAGAGTATGAGAATGTAATGAATTTTATCCATTGTTGCAAAACATAG
- the fliI gene encoding flagellar protein export ATPase FliI, protein MPLKSLKNRLNQHFDLSPRYGSVKKIMPNIVYANGFNPSVGDVVKIEKSDGTECVGMVVVVEKEQFGFTPFNFIEGARAGDKVLFLKEGLNFPVGHNLLGRVLNPLGQVIDNKGALDYERLAPVITTPIAPLKRGLIDEIFSVGVKSIDGLLTCGKGQKLGIFAGSGVGKSTLMGMITRGCLVPIKVIALIGERGREIPEFIEKNLQGDLSSCVLVVATSDDSPLMRKYGAFCAMSVAEYFKNQGLDVLFIMDSVTRFAMAQREIGLALGEPPTSKGYPPSALSLLPQLMERAGKEEGKGSITAFFSVLVEGDDLSDPIADQARSILDGHIVLSRELTDYGIYPPINILNSASRVAKDIISESQNLYARKFRRLYALLKENEMLIRIGSYQMGNDKELDEAINKKALMEQFLVQDENALQPFEQSAKQLEEILK, encoded by the coding sequence ATGCCCCTAAAATCCTTAAAAAACCGCTTGAATCAACATTTTGATCTATCGCCTCGTTATGGGAGCGTGAAAAAAATCATGCCCAATATCGTTTATGCGAATGGTTTTAACCCATCTGTGGGCGATGTGGTGAAGATTGAAAAAAGCGATGGCACTGAATGCGTGGGAATGGTGGTGGTGGTAGAAAAAGAACAATTTGGTTTCACGCCCTTTAATTTTATAGAGGGGGCTAGGGCTGGCGATAAGGTACTGTTTTTAAAAGAGGGGTTGAATTTCCCTGTGGGGCATAATCTTTTAGGGCGGGTGCTTAACCCTTTAGGGCAAGTAATTGACAATAAGGGGGCGTTGGATTATGAGCGATTGGCTCCAGTGATCACAACGCCTATAGCCCCCCTAAAAAGGGGCTTGATTGATGAGATTTTTAGCGTGGGAGTGAAAAGCATTGATGGGCTTTTGACTTGCGGTAAGGGGCAAAAACTGGGCATTTTTGCCGGCTCTGGGGTGGGTAAATCCACGCTAATGGGCATGATCACTAGGGGGTGCTTAGTGCCTATTAAAGTGATCGCTTTGATTGGGGAAAGGGGCAGAGAAATCCCTGAATTTATAGAGAAAAACCTGCAAGGGGATTTAAGCTCTTGCGTGTTGGTGGTCGCTACAAGCGATGATAGCCCTTTAATGCGAAAATATGGGGCGTTTTGCGCGATGAGCGTGGCAGAGTATTTTAAAAATCAAGGGCTAGATGTGTTGTTTATCATGGATTCAGTAACTCGTTTTGCTATGGCTCAAAGAGAAATTGGTTTGGCTTTAGGCGAACCGCCCACCTCCAAAGGTTACCCTCCATCCGCGCTTTCCTTATTGCCTCAGTTAATGGAGAGAGCGGGCAAAGAAGAGGGCAAGGGGAGCATTACGGCTTTTTTTAGCGTGCTTGTAGAGGGCGATGATTTGAGTGATCCAATAGCCGATCAAGCTAGGAGTATTTTAGATGGGCATATTGTCTTAAGCAGGGAATTAACCGATTATGGGATCTATCCGCCTATCAATATTTTAAACTCCGCATCAAGGGTGGCTAAAGACATTATCAGCGAGTCTCAAAACCTTTATGCAAGAAAATTCCGCCGTTTGTATGCGTTATTGAAAGAAAATGAGATGCTTATTCGCATCGGATCTTATCAAATGGGGAATGATAAAGAGCTTGATGAAGCGATCAACAAAAAGGCTTTAATGGAGCAATTTTTAGTGCAAGATGAAAACGCCTTGCAGCCTTTTGAACAAAGTGCTAAACAATTAGAAGAAATCTTAAAATAA
- a CDS encoding glycosyltransferase family 9 protein has translation MVAIFTELLSIGMSAKSRYTIQKKILIRIQNQLDRLITLTKPTPPPIRKKTLCIIRLDLLGDYILHRNFLPLFKKYFKDYKITFIGNTAVKDIATYCDSKHIDKFIFLDNIYWEKYLQIGTNGSRLSKLKELLFFLPKFMRKRYKDVSVLRQESYEICVNSNMFYFLTKEDAIIRHIIAENKVGVFCTHPIESRLRTDYRNRGEIRKSFYTHLFYPKEVPQFIYDSNQDFFQSFFKHFKGVDIGFVKLELKLPAAPEYEKFQNLLKPPYGVLNLGASDDFRVYKRFDEMIAFLNPTYQLILCGNSKKDEKLARSILKRHKNAISLVNQTNLMEYIHLLKNASFAIGNESSITHLAACLGIPYAFIIASGLSIPRFNPYPKEIGPNIHMIYPRNFEKIISRPNGVIKAMTMLHPPADFVNPQDIINTIKHFAPHLLKEDTPSNINETTYFEQV, from the coding sequence ATGGTTGCGATTTTTACAGAGCTTCTTTCTATTGGAATGTCTGCTAAGAGTCGTTACACTATTCAAAAAAAAATCCTTATTCGCATCCAAAACCAACTAGACAGATTGATCACTCTCACAAAGCCTACCCCTCCACCCATTCGTAAAAAAACCTTATGCATTATCCGATTAGATCTATTAGGGGATTATATACTCCATCGCAATTTTTTACCCCTTTTTAAAAAATATTTTAAAGATTATAAAATTACCTTTATTGGAAACACTGCAGTCAAGGATATAGCGACCTATTGCGATTCCAAACATATAGACAAATTTATCTTTTTAGACAACATTTATTGGGAAAAATACTTGCAGATTGGCACTAATGGCTCACGCCTTTCAAAACTAAAAGAATTGTTATTTTTTCTCCCAAAATTTATGAGAAAACGCTATAAAGATGTTTCTGTTTTGAGACAAGAAAGCTACGAGATATGCGTTAATAGCAATATGTTTTACTTTTTAACTAAAGAAGACGCTATTATAAGGCATATAATTGCTGAAAATAAAGTGGGGGTTTTTTGCACCCATCCAATAGAATCTCGTCTTAGGACTGATTATAGAAATAGAGGAGAGATTAGGAAAAGTTTTTACACGCATTTATTTTATCCTAAGGAAGTGCCACAATTTATCTATGATTCAAATCAAGATTTTTTTCAGTCTTTTTTTAAACATTTTAAAGGTGTGGATATAGGGTTTGTTAAACTTGAATTAAAACTCCCAGCTGCTCCTGAATATGAAAAATTTCAAAATCTCCTAAAACCACCTTATGGCGTGTTAAATCTCGGAGCTAGCGATGATTTTAGAGTGTATAAACGCTTTGATGAAATGATTGCTTTCTTAAATCCTACCTACCAGCTCATTCTTTGTGGGAACTCCAAAAAAGATGAAAAACTTGCTCGCTCCATTCTGAAGCGCCACAAAAATGCCATTTCTTTAGTCAATCAAACAAACCTGATGGAATATATCCATCTTTTAAAAAACGCTAGTTTTGCAATAGGGAATGAATCTTCTATTACGCATTTGGCTGCTTGTCTGGGAATTCCTTATGCGTTTATAATCGCTTCTGGTCTCTCAATTCCAAGATTCAACCCCTATCCAAAGGAAATTGGTCCTAATATTCACATGATTTACCCAAGGAATTTTGAAAAAATAATTTCTAGACCCAATGGAGTAATCAAAGCTATGACTATGTTACACCCACCAGCAGATTTTGTAAATCCGCAAGATATTATTAACACCATTAAACATTTTGCACCTCATCTTTTAAAAGAAGATACACCGTCTAATATCAACGAAACAACCTATTTTGAACAAGTCTAA
- the fliQ gene encoding flagellar biosynthesis protein FliQ codes for MESQLMKLAIETYKITLIISLPVLLVGLVVGLLVSIFQATTQINEMTLSFVPKILAVIGVLILTMPWMTNMLLDYTKTLIKLIPKIIG; via the coding sequence ATGGAATCACAGCTTATGAAACTCGCCATTGAGACTTATAAAATCACTTTGATAATTTCTTTACCGGTATTGTTAGTGGGATTAGTGGTGGGGTTATTGGTGAGTATTTTTCAAGCGACTACTCAAATCAATGAAATGACTTTGTCTTTTGTGCCTAAGATTTTAGCCGTGATTGGCGTGCTGATTTTAACCATGCCTTGGATGACTAACATGCTTTTAGATTACACCAAAACCTTAATCAAGCTCATTCCTAAAATCATAGGCTAG
- a CDS encoding YceI family protein, with translation MKKALLFTLFGVGLAFAKPYMIDKPHSSVWFEVKHLKFSKVKGAFDNFDGKIDADPNTKKINVFEGTIDVKSINTRNKKRDNHLRTADFFDAMKYPQGSFKMTKYENEKIYGDLTLHGVTKPIVLEADIKIPLQHPMDKKEFMVLEAEGKINRKDFGIGKSTSDHIVSDEIEIDIRIEAYAQ, from the coding sequence ATGAAAAAAGCGTTACTATTCACCCTTTTTGGCGTTGGTTTGGCGTTTGCAAAACCTTATATGATTGATAAACCGCACTCTAGCGTGTGGTTTGAAGTTAAGCACCTTAAATTTAGCAAAGTCAAAGGTGCGTTTGATAATTTTGATGGCAAAATTGATGCAGATCCTAACACCAAAAAGATCAATGTTTTTGAAGGCACTATTGATGTTAAAAGCATCAACACCAGGAACAAAAAAAGGGATAACCACCTGAGAACCGCAGATTTTTTTGATGCTATGAAATACCCGCAAGGGAGTTTCAAAATGACAAAATACGAAAATGAAAAAATCTATGGGGATTTGACCCTTCATGGCGTGACTAAGCCTATTGTACTAGAAGCAGACATTAAAATCCCTTTGCAACACCCTATGGATAAAAAAGAATTCATGGTTCTAGAAGCTGAAGGCAAGATCAACCGCAAGGATTTTGGTATCGGTAAAAGCACAAGCGATCATATCGTGAGCGATGAAATAGAGATTGATATTAGGATTGAAGCTTACGCCCAATAA